In Vigna angularis cultivar LongXiaoDou No.4 chromosome 8, ASM1680809v1, whole genome shotgun sequence, one DNA window encodes the following:
- the LOC108345358 gene encoding LOW QUALITY PROTEIN: acidic endochitinase-like (The sequence of the model RefSeq protein was modified relative to this genomic sequence to represent the inferred CDS: inserted 1 base in 1 codon), producing MESLNKASLLLLPLLFLSLLSHSHGEGIAVYWGQNGGESSLAETCNTKNYQFVNIAFLSTFGNGQXSLNSAEEANQLATYLWDHFLGGQSGSRPLGDAVLDGIDFDIESGGREHWDELARALSGFSSQRKVYLSAAPQCIIPDERLDSAIQTGLFDYVWVQFYNNPSCQYSGGNIDNLISSWNQMITVPATQVFMGLPAAEAVAPSGGFVPSDVLISQVLPKIKQSSKYGGVMLWSRFCDLQNGYSNNIIGSV from the exons atgGAATCTCTAAACAAAGCCTCACTCCTCTTACTCCCTCTCTTGTTCCTTTCCCTGCTCAGTCATTCCCATGGTGAAGGAATAGCTGTGTACTGGGGCCAAAACGGTGGAGAAAGCTCCTTAGCAGAAACTTGCAACACCAAAAACTACCAATTTGTGAACATAGCCTTTTTGTCCACATTTGGCAATGGCC ACTCCCTCAACTCAGCTGAGGAAGCCAATCAACTTGCAACCTACCTCTGGGACCATTTCCTTGGAGGACAATCTG GGTCAAGACCATTAGGTGATGCAGTGTTGGATGGCATTGACTTTGACATTGAGTCTGGTGGTAGAGAACATTGGGATGAACTAGCCAGGGCACTCAGTGGGTTCAGTTCACAAAGAAAGGTGTATTTGTCTGCAGCTCCACAGTGCATAATCCCTGATGAACGCTTGGATTCTGCCATCCAAACTGGGCTTTTTGACTATGTCTGGGTTCAGTTCTACAATAACCCATCATGCCAATACTCCGGTGGAAACATCGACAACTTGATCAGTTCATGGAACCAGATGATCACTGTGCCAGCCACACAAGTCTTTATGGGGCTTCCTGCAGCTGAAGCAGTTGCTCCAAGTGGAGGTTTTGTCCCTTCTGATGTGTTGATTTCTCAGGTTCTTCCTAAGATAAAACAGTCTTCAAAGTATGGTGGAGTTATGCTATGGAGCAGATTCTGTGATCTCCAAAATGGTTACAGTAATAATATTATTGGCAGTGTTTAA